TCACCCGTGCTATTGCTTCactttaaattttcaataaatagTCAAGCTGTTAAAGGACAAAACAAATCTCTGCCTTCGACTACgtaaacagtcatagagtcatagagatgtacaacatggaaacagacccttcggtccaacctgtccatgccgaccagatatcccaacccctacctgccagcacccggcccatactcctccaaacccttcctattcacatacccatctaactgcttcttaaatgttgcaattgtaccagcctccaccacttcctctggcagctcattccatacacgtaccacctcctgcgtgaaaacgttgccccgtaggtctcttttatatctttcccctctcaccctaaacctatgccctctagttctggagtccccaaccccagggaaaagactttgcctatttatcctatccatgcccctcataattttgtaaacctctataaggtcacccctcagccttcgatgctccagggaaaacagccccagcctgttcagcctctctcaatagctcaaatcctccaaatcttttctgaaccctttcaagtttcacaacatctttccatttggaaggagaccagaattgtaggcaatattccaacagtggcctaaccaatgtcctatacagccacaacatgacctcccaactcctgtactcaatacactgaccaataaaggaaagcacaccaaacgccttcttcactattctacgtacctgcgactccactttcaaggagctatgaacctgcacttcaaggtctctttgttcagcaacactccctaggaccttaccattaagtgtataagtcctgctaagatttgttttcccaaaatgcagcatctcgcatttatctgaattaaactccacctgccacttctcagcccattggcccatctggtccaaatcctgttgtaatctgaggcaaccctcttcgctgtccactacacctccaattttggtgtcatctgcaaacttactaactgtacctcttatgttcgcatccaaatcatttatgtaaatgacaaaaagtagaggacccccTCTTTTGTCATTTAGCCACATTTAAAAAACTTGTAAACACAATATTAATTGAGCATTAGTTTAATTAACTTGGAaaacaggatatagatcagtcaTGTAAGTTAAAGTATATTATTAAAATGGTCCATGATTCATCTTAGAAAATGCAAATCTCCTCCCTATTGATATCAAATATAAAGTACACTCAATGAACAAGGTTTCTATAGCTATTTATATTTTTGTGTATGAAGATATGTTGCACTAATCTTTACTGTGCAATTATGTACACATATAAAAAGCTTGCAAGAAGCTGGgtgagtttttgaagaagataCTTTATCTGAGGTCTTTAATAGAAGGGCACAAATGAATCCTCTCTATCTGGCATTTCTTTTAAATGATTATCATCACAAAATTAACTTTCAAGAGCCATTTGTCTAGCTTATCCAGCAATGGGTAAAAGGCTGAGATATGAAATGCAGAGAGTGTGACCTTCACAGTGACCTTTCTTCTTAAAGATCCAAATTGCTTTGTACTGAAACTGCTGTTAGGTTCTCCAATTTAAAGAAAGATTGTCTGAATTTTCTTTATGTTATACATATTTACTTTTAATGAGTGCTTGAATGGCAGCAGAAAAGATCACAGTCTATGTAAGTTAATAAAAATGAATTACCTCTCTATGTAAAGTATAACACATAATTCTATTTAAATCAACCACAGCATTCTCACTAGTAGTGTAATGTAGAATGACAATCAAAGGAGAAACTATTCTATCCTTACTTATCAATAGGTAGTCCAACTCaggacagctggtcatggcatAAATGGAACACAATAAATTAGACTATATTTGGTGGGTCACCTTGTATTATTCCTAATTTTCATAGAGTGTACTACTATGTCGTGTAAATGCTTACCACTACTTTTATTTGAGGATAGTTGAATTGTATTATTGGAAAGTAGAGTCCAGGCCAAGATCGGATCAACTATGATCATGAGGAAAGCGCTGTGGCACTGTATTCTCAAATTTCAATACATCATGAAGACCATTCAATGCAAATAGATTGAATGTTCTCGAATTCAAtggtccatttaaaaaaaattgatttaatTTGAGATACATTAAATAATGTCATTTATCCAGGTGAGGACAATTGTCggcttattttaaaaataatatctgACTTGTCCACCCAAATGTCATACCTATTAATAACTTCTTTCACATAACAGGAAAGTGCCAGATAACTTCTGTCTACAGCTAATCAGTTCACATACATATATCTGTCACATAAGACACCACAAAGTGAATCCAATGTCACAGTGATATGTCCTTTAGAACTGGGCTTCTCAACTGCAGCCTGACAATTTAGCTTATttggaaaaacacaggaaattATTTTCAAGGCCAAATTACATTTTCATTCATATAGATACAAATTCAATTGATATGAATTTGTCTGACTttgataacagagacattaaaAATCAATAAATCCAGACAATAATTATAAATAGATCACTGCCAAGAGTTTTCTCCAATGAATAAAGACAAGCCCTTCAACACAAATCAGAAAtaatgtgaaggtgccagtgttggactgagctAGTCAGCTACCTGATGGAGGAAtagtactccaaaagctagtgcttccaaataaaccttttggactataatctgatgttgtgtgatttattaAACAAATTTTATATTTAACCTGCTTAGTGATATGGTCAATTATGGAGTCCCAGTCTGTGTAGGTTAAGTATTAAGAATAAGTCAACCAAGTTTCTTTGGTCAACAATAAATAAGTTGCTTATTAACAAAAACAAACTTACTCAAAGATGCAGGGCTTGTCAGCTGACCAACAGTGCAAATGGACTGAGTTACCTCTCCCTGCTGGTGGGTGGGTTTAGCTCCATTATCATTTTTTAGATTACTAAAGGAAAGACAGTCCATCAAGCGATCAGTGTGTCCATTCAAAAATATTTGAGTTGACTGATTCTGTTATATTACTGAGAAAGTGAATTCAGAATCTAGAGCAAAGAAAGCCAAGTGTACAGTGATCTAGGAAACAATATTAGTTCCCCAACTCTCACCTCCATAATTGATATAAAGTTCTCATTTAATAGCATAATTTACTTCCATTGGAATGGTTTGTTCTTAAATTGTGCAGCCTACTTTGAGACTGTAAATAATCCTATTTTGCAATCTGATCAAATTTCATTTCAGCACATCTTTAGGAGCTCTCATTGACTCATTTGATCTTTAGTGAATCTTGGACAGGGAATGCCATGAACTGATTCAGCTTGACATAGAAATCACACCATTAACTCGCTCATTATAATTGAAAAACCGTTGGCTTCCAAAATTGCAGAATTCTCAAAATGGAGATGGACTGTTGGAACTGTCTTGTACCACATAGCGTTGAAACATGTTGGTTCACCCAAGTAGTGGAAATTTGCAATTTCCTAAATATGCAAGTTCATACGATAATGAGGATTTGAGCTTCTCCAGCTTGAGGAAGAAAGTATAAGGAAACTTTCTTATGGAAAGGTCAGTTAAATGCTGTTTTTATCACCTTCCCATATAGTGAATACTATGTTCATGAAGAAAACAGCATTTGTGAATACATCAATGCTGCCAGAAATGTTGCAACTAATACCACTACTTCCTGAAAAGAATTGTGTTCACAAAATATTTAAATGGTCACTCAAAAATAGTGGACCAAATGTAAGCATCCTTGAATCTGTTTGTCCAAATTAACACAACAAATTCTCCATTTgtgattttgttcagttaatgAAAATGTCTGTAATGTTGAGCACTGCACCTTTTTATCTTGATCGCTCACTTTTGCACATTTCCTTTGCCTGCCTTATTAGATCTCCTAGAGAACAAAAGCATCTTCTGCACTTTCTACAATCTTTCACGCTTGTCTTCACACCTCTTATAATCTCTGCTTGCATCAGCATGGATAAGGTTCAGCAGATAACCCGCTCTGCCATGAGAAGAGCCTCTGCAATTGAAGTGAACCCACAAGCCCGGCGAAATCTCCAGGAACTATTTGTCAATTTTACTTTGATTCtcatatgcctccttcttatGTACATCATAAAACTGCTGATGTGATTTTTCTACCTACTTTCTGTGGGAAAATGGACTCGTGTTTAATGGACTATTATGACTCTCTATGGAACCTTGACATGATTTTGTGAATGTGTTGTTTTCAGAATACTTAGTCCTATGAAAATAAGCAATTGAAAATGAGATTAAACACAGTCTGGTCTTTCTTTAAACAATAAGATTTTGAACATTGAATATTCTGAGAATAGAGAACACATCAGTTTAGAGCATCTAAACTATACAAGGCATAAGTACATGTTACAGTATTGTTTTTTCTTGACCTGTAGCATAAATTAACTTTACAAAGCTATTACTTTGTATTACCTCCCATTTAAAGTGTACTTTCCATTTCTGactcaatgaaaaaaaaatcattatctaCTGCAAATGATGTGTAAGTTGTCACCACAATTCTTGTTGGTAGAAGATGTATGGACGGAAATTAAGATCCAATAAAGAAGACATTCTAAATAGGCTGGAACTACTGTATGTAGACAAACACTGGAGATTATACACTTTACATACCATATTAAAATATGGTTGTAAAAcaattatttctgtttttatcatGATAGCTTCTCATTCACAATAGTGTACATTTTGAGAAAGttaaagatctgaaaatagaaacATGTTTATTGATAAGGGAAAAGCATAAATAACCTTTATACACATGTCCAAGTGCATCAGCAAATTATTATTTCATATCTTACGATTCAATTTATTTGATATCCTCTATTAACCTACTACAACGTAGTATACACACGTGCATAGTAAACAATTCTTGTTCATGTGAATAtataaaaaagttaaaaaatcatCACAAAATGGATCCAAATGAAGAAGTCCCTTTGTCCCATTTAATATCAGCTTTATAGAGTACCAATCCATGGCAACAAGTTGTTTTCCAAAATAAATCTGGTGTCCTAGTCTCAACCACCCTTGCCTCTGACTCTCCTAACTATTGGTACAAAGGAATAGTTTCTGGCATCTGTCTTAAGCTCATAAAAATAACATATATAACTGTAAATATGTAAGTATAAATATCTGAAGTGCAGTATTATTTCTCCTGCATGTTTTTGAAATGCTGTAATGTGAAAATACGCAATAAAATTCCATGCAGTTTCTTTTTTCTCTTGTGCCTTGGTGCTCACAGTAACCCAACAAAACCTGCTAGAGACAAACGTTGGTTAAAAAACATTCACAGCACTCTGTTCACATGGAAGGAGATAGTCAAAGCCATCACTTTGCTAAACTCTTCCATCTATATTCACTACTCAACCTCTCTACTTTCTGAAATTATCCAAATTCCTTTCTGTGTCTGATAGTTTCCAACATTTATTTGGAATATGTAGGAACATCAGACTGAGGAGCATGAGTAGACCATTCATCCCTTTAAGCTCAGTTGGCCATTCAATAACATTGCAGTCGATCTGATTGTGTCTCAACTACACTTTCCTGTTTGTCAACCCAATAACCCTCAACTGCCTATCTATCTAAAGTCTatccaactcagccttgaataaattcaatgacccagCTTTGACTGCTTTCTGGGGAACAGAATTCCACAGAGTAATAAGCTTTATTAATTTCTGCTCATCTCCTTAAAAGTGAGATCTTTTATTCTTAAACTTTGACTTCGAATTACAGTTTCTCCTATAGGGGAAACACCCTCTCAGAGCCTGTCCTGTCAATTCCCCTCAGGATCTTCTGTCTTAATAAGATCAgctttcattcttccaaactctaacTCTCACACATACCAGATTAGCTTTAGCCCTTTAGCATACTCTCAAAATCCAAACCTTTCTACCAACTATTTGTTAAATTCTTTCACCAGCATTACCCCCACATTTTATACTTATATTTCTGAAACTCTTCCCCTCACTCAATTTCAAACTGTGTTCTGCAATATTCTTATTTTGCATTAAAAGGAAGTCTCTCCTTGTTGTGAATCTGGGAAGAACTGAAACACCCATGAGCGGGATTACACTGAGGTGATGGGGCGTGTCTCCTGCCATCTGAAAAACCCACCAGGAACCCTGGTCACCTTTTTCAGGGAAGGTCGGCACAGCCAAGTAGAAAGGGGATTGTGGGAAGGGAGTCACAATGGGGTGCCGGTACTTAGAGTGCAGCTGTCACCCCCTACTCCATGCCAGTTCCTTTTATCCAGCATCCAGGGATGAATGACGGACCATCACTAGGATCTTGCAAGCGACTCCTCATGAGTTTGCTTGTCATACTAATTAAGAGATTGAATCAGTGGTGGGGCGGGAAGTTGGCCATAAACTGGACTGGAGGACAACAGTGTTGCCCACTTGCAAACCCTCCCTTCCTGGTTGATTAAATTCCATTTTGCCCACCCAATTTTCTGTGACAAAGAAGCAATTGGATTCAAAACTATTCTCATATGGAAgaatggacagtttggaagaatgttacaggttgcagggcaacttggataaactgcagaattgggctgggaggtgacaaatggagttcagtgcagttaaatgcgaggtgattcactttgggaaaaatgacaggaaggcagagtactggctcaatgaaaagattcttggtagtatggatttacagagggatcttggagtccatgtgcatcgatctctgaaagttgccacccaggttgatagtgctgttaagaaggcatacggtgtgttaagtttcattggtagagggattgagttccagatcCATAATGTTGTGCTGCAACTATATAAAATGCtaatgcggccacacttggaatattgtgtacagttctggttgccatattttgggaaggatttggaagcattggaaaaggtgcagaggagatttaccaggatgttgcctggtttggagggaaggtcttatgaggaaaggctgagagacttgggtctgttctcattggaaagaagaaggctaagaggggatttgataaagacatacaagatgatcagaggattagatagggtagacagtgaacgcttttttcctcagatgatgatgtcagggcttgtacgagagggcttaactacaaattgaggggtgatagatttaagacatatGTCAGAGCCAggttccttactcagagagtggtatgggcatggaatgccctacctaccaacattagggagatttaaacaatccttggataagcacatggatggtgatggaatagtgtaggggaacgagctgagaatattttacaggtcggcgcaacatcgagggccgaagggcctgttctgcgctgtattgttctatgttctatgttctattctcaaAAATCTTAATATTGATTGCATGCGCGTTAACCTAGCACTGCTTTAAGTTGAATTGCCACTTCACTAAATCTTGTGCTTCCCTTCCCCACCCACATTCTGTGGTGAGTTTGGTGGAGGTAAGCATTTAGTCATAGAGGAGGGGGGTGCCATCCTGTTACtttcccacccaccccaccccgatTAGGTCTGGGGTAGGAAAGACCATGGACAGATTtcaattggattagattagattccctaaagtatagaaagaggtccttcagccctacaagtccacaccaaccctccacagagtaacccacccagacccatccccttaccctatatttacccctgacactatgagcaatttaacatggtcaattcacctaacctgcacatctttggactgtgggaggaaaccagagcacacgggggaaacccacgcagacacagggagaatgtgcaaactctacacagacagtcgtccaagatGGTACTTGAATTCGGGcccctaacactgtgaggcagcagtgctgaccactgagccaccatgctgattTCCTGCCCCGGTGCCAATGGAGAGCTAGAAGTGGCAAATTAATAAAATTTTCAGCCTATCACTGATATTAACTGAGCAGCAAGAAGGGGTTTGCTAAATGGGGAGTACAACCAACAAATCCTGGCAAATTGCTGGCAGGATAGCGCAGGGCTCCTTGTTCAAAGCACTTTGTGATTGATCTGGCCACGCATATGGATTTAGGAAGCAAGGGGGGCATTGTTTCAAGCTGACAGCTTTTTTCTACCCTTACCTTCCCCCTCATGCCCATCATGACTTCCATGTGGTCATGCCCATTACCCACTTATGTGTTGTATGGAAAAGTGCAAGAAAGCACTGTAGATGCTTGGTACACAGACATAAATATGCACTCTTTTCAATTAAAAACGTGATGCCCTGAACCTTTACTACAGTACCGTGTGCAGTTTTGCCTCCCTTAAATTTGTGAGGATATAATTGTCATACCAGAAGTGCAATGAACATTCAATATACTCATTCCTGGGGTGGCTGGAGTGTcctatggagagagattgggaaactAGACCAATATTCTCTGGAACTGTCacaaatgagagatgatctcattgaaattatTAGAAGGATAGACTGGGTAAATGCAGGTATGATGCTTTCCCTGTTTCATGAGTCTGGAACCAAGTGAAATAATCTCAAAATGACAGGGAAGCTACCTCTGACCAAGACAAGGAGATTTTTGTTTCTACTCAGagggtttggaattctctattaTTGAGAgatgtggaagctcagtcatgaAGTATTCTTAAAGTACAGATTGGTAAATTTGTAAATGCCGAAGGtataaagggctatggggataaTATGGGTAAAGGGCTTTGACCTGGATGATCAGACATAATCCGATTGATTGGctaagcagattcaatgggctgaatggcctactcc
Above is a genomic segment from Hemiscyllium ocellatum isolate sHemOce1 chromosome 3, sHemOce1.pat.X.cur, whole genome shotgun sequence containing:
- the pln gene encoding cardiac phospholamban, with product MDKVQQITRSAMRRASAIEVNPQARRNLQELFVNFTLILICLLLMYIIKLLM